Proteins co-encoded in one Neofelis nebulosa isolate mNeoNeb1 chromosome 2, mNeoNeb1.pri, whole genome shotgun sequence genomic window:
- the NMNAT1 gene encoding nicotinamide/nicotinic acid mononucleotide adenylyltransferase 1 isoform X6 — protein sequence MENSEKTEVVLLACGSFNPITNMHLRLFELAKDYMNGTGKYRVIKGVISPVGDAYKKKGLISAHHRVIMAELATKNSEWVEVDTWESLQKDWVETLKVLRYS from the exons ATGGAGAATTCAGAGAAGACAGAAGTGGTTCTTCTTGCTTGTGGCTCCTTTAATCCTATCACCAACATGCACCTGAGGCTATTTGAGCTGGCCAAGGACTACATGAACGGAACAG GAAAATACAGGGTCATCAAAGGCGTCATCTCTCCTGTGGGCGATGCGTATAAGAAGAAAGGACTCATCTCTGCCCACCACCGAGTTATCATGGCAGAATTAGCCACCAAGAATTCAGAATGGGTGGAAGTTGACACCTGGGAAAGTCTTCAGAAGGACTGGGTAGAGACCTTGAAGGTGCTAAGGTATTCATG A
- the NMNAT1 gene encoding nicotinamide/nicotinic acid mononucleotide adenylyltransferase 1 isoform X5, protein MENSEKTEVVLLACGSFNPITNMHLRLFELAKDYMNGTGKYRVIKGVISPVGDAYKKKGLISAHHRVIMAELATKNSEWVEVDTWESLQKDWVETLKVLRLRALVVSRTLSLVLWLSTTR, encoded by the exons ATGGAGAATTCAGAGAAGACAGAAGTGGTTCTTCTTGCTTGTGGCTCCTTTAATCCTATCACCAACATGCACCTGAGGCTATTTGAGCTGGCCAAGGACTACATGAACGGAACAG GAAAATACAGGGTCATCAAAGGCGTCATCTCTCCTGTGGGCGATGCGTATAAGAAGAAAGGACTCATCTCTGCCCACCACCGAGTTATCATGGCAGAATTAGCCACCAAGAATTCAGAATGGGTGGAAGTTGACACCTGGGAAAGTCTTCAGAAGGACTGGGTAGAGACCTTGAAGGTGCTAAG GCTTCGGGCACTTGTCGTCTCTAGGACCTTATCCTTGGTGTTGTGGCTCTCCACTACTAGGTGA
- the LZIC gene encoding protein LZIC isoform X3 has protein sequence MNNLAFVKFVTLGTSTVGEIKMASRGKTETSKLKQNLEEQLDRLMQQLQDLEECREELDTDEYEETKKETLEQLSEFNDSLKKIMSGNMTLVDELSGMQLAIQAAISQAFKTPEVIRLFAKKQPGQLRTRLAEMDRDLMVGKLGRGLYTQQKVEILTALRKLGEKLTADDETFLSANAGAILSQFEKVSTDLGSGDKVLALASFEVEKTKK, from the exons ATGAACAATTTGGCTTTCGTCAAGTTTGTGACACTTGGAACTTCAACAGTTGGAG AGATCAAAATGGCTTccagaggaaagacagagacaagcaAATTAAAGCAGAATTTAGAAGAACAGTTGGATAGACTAATGCAGCAATTACAAGATCTGGAGGAATGCAG AGAGGAACTTGATACAGATGAATATgaagaaaccaaaaaggaaactCTGGAGCAACTAAGTGAATTTAATGATTCACTGAAGAAAATCATGTCTGGAAATATGACTTTGGTAGATGAGCTCAGTGGAATGCAACTG GCTATCCAGGCAGCTATCAGCCAGGCCTTTAAAACCCCAGAGGTCATCAGATTATTTGCAAAGAAACAACCAGGTCAACTTCGGACAAGGTTAGCGGAG ATGGATAGAGATCTCATGGTAGGAAAGCTGGGAAGAGGCCTGTACACTCAACAGAAAGTGGAGATACTAACAGCTCTCAGGAAACTTGGAGAGAAG ctgACCGCAGATGATGAGACCTTCTTGTCAGCAAATGCAGGTGCTATACTCAGCCAGTTTGAGAAAGTGTCTACAGACCTCG GCTCTGGAGACAAAGTTCTTGCATTGGCAAGTTTTgaggttgaaaaaacaaaaaaatga
- the LZIC gene encoding protein LZIC isoform X1: MASRGKTETSKLKQNLEEQLDRLMQQLQDLEECREELDTDEYEETKKETLEQLSEFNDSLKKIMSGNMTLVDELSGMQLAIQAAISQAFKTPEVIRLFAKKQPGQLRTRLAEMDRDLMVGKLGRGLYTQQKVEILTALRKLGEKLTADDETFLSANAGAILSQFEKVSTDLGSGDKVLALASFEVEKTKK; encoded by the exons ATGGCTTccagaggaaagacagagacaagcaAATTAAAGCAGAATTTAGAAGAACAGTTGGATAGACTAATGCAGCAATTACAAGATCTGGAGGAATGCAG AGAGGAACTTGATACAGATGAATATgaagaaaccaaaaaggaaactCTGGAGCAACTAAGTGAATTTAATGATTCACTGAAGAAAATCATGTCTGGAAATATGACTTTGGTAGATGAGCTCAGTGGAATGCAACTG GCTATCCAGGCAGCTATCAGCCAGGCCTTTAAAACCCCAGAGGTCATCAGATTATTTGCAAAGAAACAACCAGGTCAACTTCGGACAAGGTTAGCGGAG ATGGATAGAGATCTCATGGTAGGAAAGCTGGGAAGAGGCCTGTACACTCAACAGAAAGTGGAGATACTAACAGCTCTCAGGAAACTTGGAGAGAAG ctgACCGCAGATGATGAGACCTTCTTGTCAGCAAATGCAGGTGCTATACTCAGCCAGTTTGAGAAAGTGTCTACAGACCTCG GCTCTGGAGACAAAGTTCTTGCATTGGCAAGTTTTgaggttgaaaaaacaaaaaaatga
- the LZIC gene encoding protein LZIC isoform X2 translates to MASRGKTETSKLKQNLEEQLDRLMQQLQDLEECREELDTDEYEETKKETLEQLSEFNDSLKKIMSGNMTLVDELSGMQLAIQAAISQAFKTPEVIRLFAKKQPGQLRTRLAEALETKFLHWQVLRLKKQKNDMVWKLGTLITFLL, encoded by the exons ATGGCTTccagaggaaagacagagacaagcaAATTAAAGCAGAATTTAGAAGAACAGTTGGATAGACTAATGCAGCAATTACAAGATCTGGAGGAATGCAG AGAGGAACTTGATACAGATGAATATgaagaaaccaaaaaggaaactCTGGAGCAACTAAGTGAATTTAATGATTCACTGAAGAAAATCATGTCTGGAAATATGACTTTGGTAGATGAGCTCAGTGGAATGCAACTG GCTATCCAGGCAGCTATCAGCCAGGCCTTTAAAACCCCAGAGGTCATCAGATTATTTGCAAAGAAACAACCAGGTCAACTTCGGACAAGGTTAGCGGAG GCTCTGGAGACAAAGTTCTTGCATTGGCAAGTTTTgaggttgaaaaaacaaaaaaatgacatgGTGTGGAAGCTTGGGACATTGATCACATTCTTGCTGTAA